A single region of the Pseudomonas mandelii genome encodes:
- a CDS encoding efflux RND transporter permease subunit, with protein MNLSGPFIKRPVATMLLSLAIMLLGGVSFGLLPVSPLPQMDFPVIVVQASLPGASPEVMASTVATPLERSFGAIAGVNTMSSRSSQGSTRVILQFDLDRDINGAAREVQAAINASRNLLPSGMRSMPTYKKVNPSQAPIMVLSLTSDVLEKGQLYDLASTILSQSLSQVQGVGEVQIGGSSLPAVRIELEPQALNQYGVALDDVRNTIANANVRRPKGSVEDGQRLWQVQANDQLEKAKDYESLIIHYADGAALRLKDVAKVSDGVEDRYNSGFFNNDAAVLLVINRQAGANIIETVNEIKAQLPALQAVLPASVKLNLAMDRSPVIKATLHEAEMTLLIAVALVILVVFLFLGNFRASLIPTLAVPVSLVGTFAVMYLYGFSLNNLSLMALILATGLVVDDAIVVLENISRHIDEGVPPMKAAYLGAEEVGFTLLSMNVSLVAVFLSILFMGGIVESLFREFSITLAASIVVSLVVSLTLTPMLCARWLKPHTPGQENRLQRWSQRANEWMVGKYATSLDWVLRHRRLTLLSLIVTVGVNIALYVVVPKTFMPQQDTGQLIGFVRGDDGLSFSVMQPKMETFRRAVLKDDAVQSVAGFIGGTNGTNNAFMLVRLKPIKERNISAQKVIERLRKEMPKVPGAQLMLMADQDLQFGGGREQTTAQYSYILQSGDLGALRQWYPKVVAALKALPELTAIDAREGRGAQQVTLIVDRDQAKRLGVDMDMVTSVLNNAYSQRQISTIYDSLNQYQVVMEVNPKYAQDPITLKQVQVITADGARIPLSTIAHYENSLEDDRVSHEGQFASESIAFDMAEGVTVEQGSAAIERAVAKVGLPEDVIAKMAGTADAFAATQKSQPWMILGALVAVYLVLGVLYESYIHPLTILSTLPSAGVGALLSIYALGGEFSLISLLGLFLLIGVVKKNAILMIDLALQLERQQGLAPLESIRSACLQRLRPILMTTLAAILGALPLLLGRAEGAEMRQPLGLTIIGGLIFSQVLTLYTTPVVYLYLDKLRHRFNKWRGVRTDAALETPL; from the coding sequence ATGAACCTGTCCGGACCTTTCATCAAGCGGCCGGTCGCGACCATGCTGCTGAGCCTGGCGATCATGCTGCTGGGCGGCGTGAGCTTCGGCCTGTTGCCGGTGTCGCCGTTGCCGCAGATGGATTTCCCGGTGATCGTGGTCCAGGCCAGCTTGCCCGGCGCCAGCCCTGAGGTTATGGCCTCGACCGTGGCCACGCCGCTGGAACGCTCCTTCGGCGCCATCGCCGGCGTCAACACCATGAGCAGCCGCTCCAGCCAGGGCTCGACCCGGGTGATTTTGCAGTTCGACCTCGACCGCGACATCAACGGTGCGGCCCGGGAAGTGCAAGCGGCCATCAACGCCTCGCGCAACCTGCTGCCGAGCGGGATGCGCAGCATGCCGACCTACAAGAAGGTCAACCCGTCCCAGGCGCCGATCATGGTGCTGTCGCTGACCTCCGACGTGCTGGAAAAAGGCCAGCTCTATGATTTGGCCTCGACGATCCTGTCCCAGAGCCTGTCCCAGGTGCAGGGCGTCGGTGAGGTGCAGATCGGCGGCAGCTCCTTGCCGGCGGTGCGCATCGAACTCGAACCCCAGGCGCTCAACCAGTACGGCGTGGCCCTGGACGATGTGCGCAACACCATCGCCAATGCCAACGTGCGCCGGCCCAAGGGCTCGGTCGAAGACGGCCAGCGGCTGTGGCAGGTGCAGGCCAACGATCAACTGGAAAAGGCCAAGGATTACGAATCGCTGATCATCCACTACGCCGACGGCGCGGCATTGCGCCTGAAAGACGTGGCCAAGGTCAGCGATGGCGTCGAGGACCGTTACAACAGCGGCTTCTTCAACAATGACGCGGCGGTGCTGCTGGTGATCAACCGCCAGGCCGGTGCGAACATCATCGAGACGGTCAACGAAATCAAGGCTCAGCTGCCGGCGTTGCAGGCGGTGCTGCCGGCCAGCGTCAAGCTGAACCTGGCGATGGACCGCTCGCCGGTGATCAAGGCGACGTTGCACGAAGCGGAAATGACCCTGCTGATCGCCGTGGCGCTGGTGATTCTGGTGGTGTTCCTGTTCCTCGGTAACTTCCGCGCCTCGCTGATTCCGACCCTGGCGGTGCCGGTGTCGCTGGTCGGCACGTTTGCGGTGATGTACCTGTACGGGTTCTCCCTGAACAACCTGTCGCTGATGGCGCTGATCCTGGCCACCGGGCTGGTGGTGGACGACGCCATCGTGGTGCTGGAGAACATTTCCCGGCACATCGATGAAGGCGTGCCGCCGATGAAGGCCGCCTACCTGGGGGCTGAGGAAGTCGGCTTCACGTTACTGTCGATGAACGTCTCGCTGGTGGCGGTGTTCCTGTCGATCCTGTTCATGGGCGGGATTGTCGAAAGCCTGTTCCGCGAGTTTTCCATCACCTTGGCAGCGTCCATCGTGGTCTCGCTGGTGGTCTCGCTGACGCTGACGCCGATGCTCTGCGCCCGTTGGCTCAAGCCGCACACGCCGGGGCAGGAAAACCGTTTGCAGCGCTGGAGCCAGCGGGCCAACGAGTGGATGGTCGGCAAATACGCCACCAGCCTCGACTGGGTGCTGCGTCACCGCCGGCTGACCTTGCTCAGCCTGATCGTGACAGTCGGTGTTAACATTGCGTTGTATGTCGTTGTTCCTAAAACGTTTATGCCGCAACAAGACACCGGCCAACTCATCGGTTTTGTGCGCGGCGACGACGGTCTGTCGTTCAGCGTCATGCAGCCGAAAATGGAAACGTTCCGCCGTGCCGTGCTCAAGGACGATGCGGTGCAAAGCGTCGCCGGGTTCATCGGCGGCACCAACGGCACCAACAACGCCTTCATGCTGGTGCGCTTGAAGCCGATCAAGGAACGCAACATTTCCGCGCAGAAAGTCATCGAGCGCCTGCGCAAGGAAATGCCCAAGGTCCCTGGTGCGCAGTTGATGCTGATGGCGGACCAGGACTTGCAGTTCGGCGGGGGGCGTGAACAGACCACTGCGCAGTATTCCTACATCTTGCAAAGCGGTGATCTGGGCGCATTGCGCCAGTGGTACCCGAAAGTCGTCGCCGCTTTGAAAGCGTTGCCAGAGTTGACGGCGATCGATGCCCGTGAAGGTCGGGGCGCCCAGCAAGTAACGCTGATCGTCGACCGCGATCAGGCGAAACGCTTGGGGGTCGACATGGACATGGTCACCTCGGTGTTGAACAACGCCTACAGCCAGCGGCAGATCTCGACGATTTACGACAGCCTCAACCAATACCAGGTGGTGATGGAGGTCAATCCGAAATACGCCCAGGACCCGATCACGCTCAAGCAGGTGCAAGTGATCACCGCTGACGGCGCGCGGATTCCGCTGTCGACCATCGCGCACTATGAAAACAGTCTGGAAGATGACCGGGTCAGCCATGAAGGCCAGTTCGCCTCCGAAAGCATTGCCTTCGACATGGCGGAAGGCGTCACGGTGGAGCAGGGCAGCGCCGCCATCGAGCGCGCAGTTGCCAAGGTGGGCCTGCCGGAAGATGTCATTGCGAAAATGGCCGGCACCGCCGATGCCTTCGCCGCCACCCAGAAGAGCCAGCCGTGGATGATTCTCGGCGCGCTGGTGGCGGTCTATCTGGTGCTGGGCGTGCTGTACGAAAGCTACATTCATCCGCTGACCATTTTGTCGACATTGCCGTCAGCCGGGGTTGGCGCGTTGCTGTCGATCTACGCGCTGGGCGGCGAGTTCAGCCTGATTTCGTTGCTCGGGCTGTTCCTGCTGATCGGCGTGGTCAAGAAAAACGCCATCCTGATGATCGACCTCGCGCTGCAACTGGAGCGCCAGCAGGGCCTGGCGCCGCTGGAGTCGATTCGCAGTGCCTGTCTGCAACGTCTGCGGCCGATTCTGATGACCACCCTGGCGGCGATCCTCGGCGCGTTGCCGTTGCTGTTGGGTCGTGCCGAAGGCGCGGAAATGCGTCAGCCGCTGGGCCTGACCATCATCGGCGGGCTGATTTTCAGCCAGGTGCTGACCCTTTACACCACCCCGGTGGTTTACCTCTATCTCGACAAACTGCGCCATCGCTTCAACAAATGGCGTGGCGTGCGTACCGATGCTGCTCTGGAAACTCCGCTATGA